From Pangasianodon hypophthalmus isolate fPanHyp1 chromosome 10, fPanHyp1.pri, whole genome shotgun sequence:
TCACCCTGTTACACTCATTCTTTATCtctatttctctattttttctatatattaCGGTCTGTGTTACTGTGTAGGTTCCAAATCCATTTCCCCAACACACATGAGCTAGATtaccaaaaacacaaaagtaGATTAGAAGGTTTAGGTGTGTAATCATCAGTTTCACCAGTTCCAACTTCCAATGAAGTTCATTATTCTTAATTATTTGTACCTGAGAGCTGTAACCTCCTGTTGCTCAGTGGGAAACTAATGTGCATTTCTTAGACTGTTTTTCTGGGCAGCTACATGATCTTCAGTTACCTGCTTGTTCTTGTACTTCTTCAGATATCGTGGTGAGACGAGACATTCTGGGTTGATATCTGTGGTGATTGGTTCAATAATCTGGGGATCTGGGTTCATGTGCTGCATCTTTAAGAAGGACAAAATGTTCTGGACCTCCAGGTTATAGGAGCTATCTGCCATTGTCTTCCCTTTGGAGGCCAGACGACAGGCAGCCATCCACTGTGCATACTGCTTTTCCTAAACATGagcgaataaaaaaaaaagtcaacttcaGCAAATTCATAACAGTGTGAGATGTATGATTCAAAGTTAGTGTTACTGCATGTTCATTCAGCTGTTAATGGGATGTGTGGATATTTGCTCACAGTGTCACATCGCAGCCAGATCTCATTCATGCCATCCGCTACTGGGATTAACAACTTGATGTTGAATTTCTGACCAGAAATATTTACATCTGGTGTAACCTCACagcctgtttaaaaaaaaccccaaaaaaacaggAGTGTACAAATTCAGCTTCTAGTATGTCAAGGATTAATTCTAGAAAACTAAACGCAAAGTGGTCCTCACCTCTAAGGTTCATTTGGTAGGTAGGTATGCCATGGGCCTCCTCACGACTCTTGTAGCAGGAGATTGTGATGTCCTTGAATGTGCACCAGTACTGCTTGGGTCCTTTCAGTGTCAGTTTCTTTGGTCTGAGAAGGGAAGCAAATATCAGAAACAATGTATGAAGAGTTGGAAGCAAACATGACTAAAAATTACATGTATTTGACAgtatgcataaatataaacaatactGATTTCATAAAATAAgacataaaatgcaaaaaattggcttttttgtttttatttggttatatttttgtatatattttctttgtttgcttgttttgtcCTTTGATCCTAAAATGGTTCTGTGAGAATTTATGCCTTACATCAGTTCCCAAGCctatttaaaacaaatcttCTGCCTCTGAAAGACttcaatgttaaatataatatttgtatacAACTCTCAAgctcctacaaaaaaaaaaaaacatacagtagttAACACAAAGAAGCTGTGCTGTGTTTAACTCACTTAAAGACTTTCACATAATCAGCCAGTTCAGGGATGGATGTAATGTCACCCTGGGAATGAAGATGGAACAGAGACACATCTGTAGCCTTAGTTGAAGAGTTCATTCAAATCATTCGTCATAAAAAACTTGTATTCAAATTGAAAGGCAGAACACTGCAGTGGAGATgtcaggtatgtgtgtgtgtgtgtgtgtgtgtgtgtgtgtgtgtgtgcttgtgtgtgtgtgtgtgcttgtgtgtgtgtgtgtgtgtgtgtgtgtgtgtgtctgtgtgtctgtgtgtgagagagagagagagagagagagagagagagagagactaccAGTGTGTTAGAGGTCTTTCCTCCTTCCAGGGTGATCTCCAGGTCTGACAGTGCAGCATCCACTTCATCCACCTCCTTCTCGCTGTTGTTCATGTGATTGTCTGAAGACATGATGGACAGCTTGTTGATGTGatactgaaaacaaaatgagtAATTCAAAATTAGAGTGTGTTCAACAGTACGGAATGGAAAATCAATATATTCTTTATCAAATGCCAAGAATAGTATCCAGCCTCATAATCTAATATCCCAtagtaattattttaaacattgcCCCCATTTTACTGATTACTGTGCGCGAGTACCCAAATGTTTTGAGTCATAAGGCTATGTGGAAAATGACAATGGAGACTTGTCCCTAAATACGACTTGCTGACAAATGGTATTTGTACCATCAAACAGCTGCCCTCACTCACACTTGCATGCAAATAAGCAGATGGTCAGAGAGGACAGGTGTATTTTTAGACTCAACTAGGCTATCTCTGTTCAATTAAAGACCTTGAGATGAGTAGATCCCACTACACTCAGACACACTGATAATTCAAGATGAAGGCAGTTAGAAGCTCACAATGAAACTACTCAGAGATCTTCTCCAGCCAGCATGAAACCCAATCCCAACATTAACCAGCCATCCAGCCAATCAAACGCAGCTCTGACATAGAGGCAGTCTGGACTAATTTAAACTCGCCACAGCCAGCATCTGCAGGGCAGGAAACACTAGACCCCGGATACACCTCAATAAATCCCAAACTGAAAAACTAACACCTCTTAAGCACGGCCACTGGAGATGGATGAATGTTAGGCTGGGTGGTCCTACAACCCATTCAGCGGGCAGACACGCTATATATACGCATGGGGTGAAGACAGTTTGGCGTCCTCAGGTCTTGTCACCCAGCTTTAACGATGGTCTGAAATAGCAGTGCCCCCCAAGGCCAAGCAGGCTTCCAAAGGGGGCACTGGGGCTCACATCACACCTAGAACCTTAAATTCCTCCTTAAGACTCGTTGTTACATCCTGGGCCAAACTGCCTGGGCGTACAGGCTCAGTGCAGCTTAAAAGCTTTCGCATTCATTTGCAAGCTAAACGAGCATTTTACAACTTCTTCTCTGGTTCAACCGATCACAGCTGAAATGctgatatgcaaatatatacagACCTAAACAAATACGCAAACTGACACTTTGAGCAGAGagtaatttaattatttctttgtgCAGAATTGCAAATTGTATGTTCACATCCAGATGTAAAAACAAGTCAAACCTGTTCAAGTTCTTAACCTTTGATCTTGtgagatgtactgtatataaactcTAACCACAAAAAAGATTTGAAAAGCTAAGCCTAAACATCATGATACagcaaagagaaaagaaaagctgtAGCACACTTCGATGGACGGCAGTTAACCCTAGCCAACTACAGGCACACAGCCTAGTCAATCCATTAACAGTGCAGGAGAGCAGGGATCTCAACATAAACACTGTATGCACTCTCTCATCACTGGCTTAGTAAGCAATCCCACTGCCTAATATGGCCTCCCACCCTTTggaatcctcacacacacacacgcacgcacaagCTTTCACTCTTATTTACCTGGAGAGCCGCAAACATCATCATCTCTTCCTCAGTACACTCGATTTCCTCCAGCAGGATGGCCCATTTGGCCTGCTCATATAGCTGGTTAACCCGGATGGCATCATACTGTGGGGTGTAAGAGACAGCACAGCTTGTTCATCCCAGCTGAGCAAACAGGACATGTCTGAAAGCCACTTCCTCCATCTCACACCCACTGTGCCAGCTGCAACAACTACCTGACTGCTAAGAATTCAGCACAGTGGACTACGTCAACATTGTCtaaaaaaacacttacagtTTTCCTCTACTGATTGCATCATTATTAACAGAATACACTTAATAATCCACACATTCAACAGAGCAAAGAATCAGCTAGCAGGCTTATATTATACTGGgcaatactgtactgtacagtaCTATACTATATTGTACTGCACTATAAGATTAAATAACAGACTCTAACCTTGGGGTTGAGATCAAAAAAGCTATGATATTTGAACCGCAAAAGAAGAACATCATTCTCTTTCACGTCCTGCTCCATTAGAGACCTGGAGGAGTCCAGCCACCTTCAGAACATACACACAAGATAGCTAAATTACAACTCAATccattacaaattaaaaatccCCAATCAATAGAACCATGTTTCTGGACTTACCCCTGATTTATTTTGGCCTTATCGAGGAGGGAGGGCGGTTTGTAGAGCTTAACCAGTATGTCAGGTGAAGAGATAGGCTGACTCACAGCGAGGATGCTGGGATTGCCCTCAGACAATGGACTGTCTCCAAACCAGGCTGATGTGGGGGAAAGTGGGCTGCCATCTCGAGAGTCATAGGTGggagtcattgtcttgctgtagAGGCCAGGACTCGAATAGATACTCCCTGAAATAAAGAATTCTGCTTTCAGTTTCAAAAGTCTTTTTAGCTCTTGGTATATGctatataatatagataattATGTACTTTAAGCTTTGTCCAGGACTAAAGATCTTTACCAATATAGAAACTCCATAAATGATGAATTTTATAGCCCAAGACTATTTGGGAAACTTAAATTAATTCCCTTATGTGGTAGaacacaaaacaacataatACAATGCAAGATTAagacaaaatatattttctaaaaaaataagcaaaaactAGTGAAACACGgttcacacacaatcactgatGTGACCACGTTAAATGCATGGCAACCTTAAGCAATAAGGCAACATGCTGatgcacattaatacacactctTCAACACATGGGGTGCAAAACACAGCAAACAGCACAACCAGAAGCATGAGGGGTTCTGGAGCTCAGGCTGTGACAGCCAGCATGGCTTACAACAGAGTGGGAGGAAAATGCTAAAGATCAATTGTGCTAATGGGTTGTGAAGTTGCAAAATCATTATTCCAAACCTTACATACATTGATACATTTCTAGTATATAATTACAACTTTACAACAAATGTTCTCCATTTCCTGAggtttcagtcataattttccTCAACCACATCAATCAATAAGAGTTCAGAAATCTAAAAAATTGAACAAAACATGAATGGCCAATTTGCAGTTTTGTGACCCTCCTCCTTCTGGATATAAAAACCATATGCATGACTGAAAAAATAGTTgaccacatttacacacacaaatatattacATTCTTTGTGAGAACTAGCACTAAAAAACTGCTCACACTTTATCCAGGGAAGCATACTCTGGTTCTATTTATTAGAGGAAATATGAAAAGCAAAGGAATTCCTCTTATGATACATAATGTGATTATtcagatgaatgaaaaatagaaaagacTAATTGTTGAATATTCTTGGCCTATTCTTTGAAAATTGGCATGACTTTGCAACTGACATTTAATACTGcaaaaattttcatttaatcCCCGAATTTATTCCTAAAACATCATGGGGTGTTACATCTCATATACCTGGAAAATGACCATAACCAAAATGAGTCAACCTTCCAAAAATTACATGCATGTAAATGCGGTCAGGGCCACCCATTACATTCCCATGTGAATCCTTTCATTTGCTATGAATATCATTAGAAACTACAAATTTGCAGCCCACTTTTAACTTTTTGCTCTTTACTGCTTTAACAAGCAGGCACATCGTAGCCCTTTACTGAGAGGCAGGCACGCCAAGCCGCCAGCATAACAGTGTGAAGCCACAGTGATCCACCAGGGCAGGAAATGGCTTGTGGAAGGGGGGGAGAGGTCATGAGAAAAGAGGGAGATCCAAACGAGCAGTGCATCCACAGGCCTTTGGGGAGAGCTTGTGGAGGTTCTCATAAACTCAGAAGGAGGTCACACAAGGGTTTTCCGCTCCCTGAAGGAATGTTAAACTCGCAGAGATAGCTGATAAGGACAGCAGCTCTGCTGGAGAGAGTAGCAGGTCAGTATGTTTATTTTAGCCAGTTTACAGTTTGGAGATAGTCAACGCAGCCTGGCTCTAAGAATGTTTACATTCTAaatcctcaccacacacactgagacagagacGAGGATGGGATTTGTTTGCAAATGAATAGATATACTCAGTATATCGGGGCCCTGATCCTCTTCTGTATACCAAAACTTTTTCTAGAGCTTTTTATGTTCAAGTTAGTAAATACTGTGTTAGAGATCCTGACCTGGaaacacaaaaaagtgaaatgacTAAAGATGCAAGCTAATTCTGGACCTCCCCTGATTTCTTCACATTCGCTCCTTATCCTGACCTCACAGTTTATGTCAGTTAGGGAAATGAACTCTCTTATATTAGGGGTTTAGGGGGAAAGAGgagaagcaaaacaaaaaggaCTGTGAgaactgcaatttttttcatGGACATTAGCAATTTCTCTATCATCTGAGATCCTACAGAACCAAGCTGGGACCTCCTCTGCTCGCTAGTTGGCAGGCATAGGCTCGAGTGCTTTGGTGGGGGAGATGTGGAAGAAGCAGTGCAGAGAGGCACAGAGAAACAGTCTTACCTTTCACAGGTCCGATGTATATTACCTCAGAGGCTAGAGGAGAGGGatgaagaaaagcagaagaaaggaaataaaaaaaagattggaCAGAATAAAGAGATTAACAGACAGGAGGAAAGGAAAAAGTTAAAGAACATGGAGGAAAAGAACAGCCCACTGATGGAAACCAGTCTCAAATGTCAGAATGTGACTCATTTTGGCCACGACTGGGTCACCAGACAGGGAGAGGATGTggaatgaatatattttaccCAGTGCTAGTCACCCTCTATGGTTAATG
This genomic window contains:
- the fermt2 gene encoding fermitin family homolog 2 isoform X1 — protein: MALDGIRMPDGCYADGTWELKMHVTDLNKDVSLRVTGEIHIGGVMLKLVEKLDVKKDWSDHALWWEKKKTWLLKTHWTLDKYGIQADARLLFTPQHKLLRLQLPNMKHMKVKVNFSDRVFKAVSDICKTFNIRHPEELSLLRKPRDPKKKKKKLEEHEEEPLELEGPLLTPGSASEVIYIGPVKGSIYSSPGLYSKTMTPTYDSRDGSPLSPTSAWFGDSPLSEGNPSILAVSQPISSPDILVKLYKPPSLLDKAKINQGWLDSSRSLMEQDVKENDVLLLRFKYHSFFDLNPKYDAIRVNQLYEQAKWAILLEEIECTEEEMMMFAALQYHINKLSIMSSDNHMNNSEKEVDEVDAALSDLEITLEGGKTSNTLGDITSIPELADYVKVFKPKKLTLKGPKQYWCTFKDITISCYKSREEAHGIPTYQMNLRGCEVTPDVNISGQKFNIKLLIPVADGMNEIWLRCDTEKQYAQWMAACRLASKGKTMADSSYNLEVQNILSFLKMQHMNPDPQIIEPITTDINPECLVSPRYLKKYKNKQPGNIRDLISARILEAHQNVAQMSLIEAKMRFIQAWQSLPEFGITHFLAKFQGSKREELIGITYNRLIRIDASTRDAIKTWRFSNMKQWNVNWEIKMVTVEFADEPSLSFTCAEVDCKVVHEFIGGYIFLSTRAKDQNESLDEEMFYKLTSGWV
- the fermt2 gene encoding fermitin family homolog 2 isoform X2; this translates as MALDGIRMPDGCYADGTWELKMHVTDLNKDVSLRVTGEIHIGGVMLKLVEKLDVKKDWSDHALWWEKKKTWLLKTHWTLDKYGIQADARLLFTPQHKLLRLQLPNMKHMKVKVNFSDRVFKAVSDICKTFNIRHPEELSLLRKPRDPKKKKKKLEEHEEEPLELEGPLLTPGSASEVIYIGPVKGSIYSSPGLYSKTMTPTYDSRDGSPLSPTSAWFGDSPLSEGNPSILAVSQPISSPDILVKLYKPPSLLDKAKINQGWLDSSRSLMEQDVKENDVLLLRFKYHSFFDLNPKYDAIRVNQLYEQAKWAILLEEIECTEEEMMMFAALQYHINKLSIMSSDNHMNNSEKEVDEVDAALSDLEITLEGGKTSNTLGDITSIPELADYVKVFKPKKLTLKGPKQYWCTFKDITISCYKSREEAHGIPTYQMNLRGCEVTPDVNISGQKFNIKLLIPVADGMNEIWLRCDTEKQYAQWMAACRLASKGKTMADSSYNLEVQNILSFLKMQHMNPDPQIIEPITTDINPECLVSPRYLKKYKNKQISARILEAHQNVAQMSLIEAKMRFIQAWQSLPEFGITHFLAKFQGSKREELIGITYNRLIRIDASTRDAIKTWRFSNMKQWNVNWEIKMVTVEFADEPSLSFTCAEVDCKVVHEFIGGYIFLSTRAKDQNESLDEEMFYKLTSGWV
- the fermt2 gene encoding fermitin family homolog 2 isoform X3; translated protein: MALDGIRMPDGCYADGTWELKMHVTDLNKDVSLRVTGEIHIGGVMLKLVEKLDVKKDWSDHALWWEKKKTWLLKTHWTLDKYGIQADARLLFTPQHKLLRLQLPNMKHMKVKVNFSDRVFKAVSDICKTFNIRHPEELSLLRKPRDPKKKKKKLEEHEEEPLELEGPLLTPGSGSIYSSPGLYSKTMTPTYDSRDGSPLSPTSAWFGDSPLSEGNPSILAVSQPISSPDILVKLYKPPSLLDKAKINQGWLDSSRSLMEQDVKENDVLLLRFKYHSFFDLNPKYDAIRVNQLYEQAKWAILLEEIECTEEEMMMFAALQYHINKLSIMSSDNHMNNSEKEVDEVDAALSDLEITLEGGKTSNTLGDITSIPELADYVKVFKPKKLTLKGPKQYWCTFKDITISCYKSREEAHGIPTYQMNLRGCEVTPDVNISGQKFNIKLLIPVADGMNEIWLRCDTEKQYAQWMAACRLASKGKTMADSSYNLEVQNILSFLKMQHMNPDPQIIEPITTDINPECLVSPRYLKKYKNKQPGNIRDLISARILEAHQNVAQMSLIEAKMRFIQAWQSLPEFGITHFLAKFQGSKREELIGITYNRLIRIDASTRDAIKTWRFSNMKQWNVNWEIKMVTVEFADEPSLSFTCAEVDCKVVHEFIGGYIFLSTRAKDQNESLDEEMFYKLTSGWV
- the fermt2 gene encoding fermitin family homolog 2 isoform X4 encodes the protein MALDGIRMPDGCYADGTWELKMHVTDLNKDVSLRVTGEIHIGGVMLKLVEKLDVKKDWSDHALWWEKKKTWLLKTHWTLDKYGIQADARLLFTPQHKLLRLQLPNMKHMKVKVNFSDRVFKAVSDICKTFNIRHPEELSLLRKPRDPKKKKKKLEEHEEEPLELEGPLLTPGSGSIYSSPGLYSKTMTPTYDSRDGSPLSPTSAWFGDSPLSEGNPSILAVSQPISSPDILVKLYKPPSLLDKAKINQGWLDSSRSLMEQDVKENDVLLLRFKYHSFFDLNPKYDAIRVNQLYEQAKWAILLEEIECTEEEMMMFAALQYHINKLSIMSSDNHMNNSEKEVDEVDAALSDLEITLEGGKTSNTLGDITSIPELADYVKVFKPKKLTLKGPKQYWCTFKDITISCYKSREEAHGIPTYQMNLRGCEVTPDVNISGQKFNIKLLIPVADGMNEIWLRCDTEKQYAQWMAACRLASKGKTMADSSYNLEVQNILSFLKMQHMNPDPQIIEPITTDINPECLVSPRYLKKYKNKQISARILEAHQNVAQMSLIEAKMRFIQAWQSLPEFGITHFLAKFQGSKREELIGITYNRLIRIDASTRDAIKTWRFSNMKQWNVNWEIKMVTVEFADEPSLSFTCAEVDCKVVHEFIGGYIFLSTRAKDQNESLDEEMFYKLTSGWV